A portion of the Fulvia fulva chromosome 1, complete sequence genome contains these proteins:
- a CDS encoding Aspartate aminotransferase, mitochondrial translates to MIAKSALQRAAAAPARSAFTQQSIRAASAWSKVPQGPPDAILGITEAFKKDSNSQKINLGVGAYRDDKGKPYVLPSVKQAEQKVVQANLDKEYAGITGVPDFTKAAALLAYGPDSAPLKEGRIVITQSISGTGALRIGGEFLARHYPHAKSIYIPTPSWANHKAVFLDSGLEVKQYRYYNKDTIGLDFDGMVADIKSMPKNSIVLLHACAHNPTGIDPTEEQWKAISDAVKKGEHYPFFDMAYQGFASGDTDKDAFALRYFLKEGHQPCLAQSFAKNMGLYGERVGAFSIVTASSEEKARVDSQVKILVRPLYSNPPVHGARVASTILNDPALNKQWLGEVKGMADRIIKMRALLKDNLSKLGSKHNWDHITSQIGMFAYTGLTAEQMTKLAEEHSVYATKDGRISVAGITSENVGRLAEAVYKITG, encoded by the coding sequence ATGATCGCCAAGTCCGCCCTCCAGCGAGCTGCCGCAGCTCCAGCTCGCAGCGCCTTCACCCAGCAGTCCATCCGCGCCGCCTCAGCTTGGTCGAAGGTGCCTCAGGGCCCACCAGACGCCATCTTGGGTATCACCGAGGCATTCAAGAAGGACAGCAATTCACAAAAGATCAACCTTGGTGTTGGCGCATATCGTGACGACAAGGGCAAGCCATACGTTTTGCCCTCAGTGAAGCAGGCCGAGCAGAAGGTCGTCCAGGCCAACCTCGACAAGGAGTATGCCGGCATCACTGGTGTGCCAGACTTCACCAAGGCAGCTGCGCTCCTCGCCTACGGCCCAGACAGTGCTCCTCTCAAGGAGGGCCGCATCGTCATCACTCAGAGCATTTCTGGAACTGGCGCTCTCAGAATAGGCGGAGAGTTCCTCGCTCGACACTACCCACACGCCAAGAGCATCTACATCCCCACTCCGTCATGGGCGAACCACAAGGCCGTCTTCCTTGACAGCGGTCTTGAGGTCAAGCAATACCGATACTACAACAAGGACACCATCGGCCTGGACTTCGACGGAATGGTCGCGGACATCAAGAGCATGCCAAAGAACTCCATCGTCCTCCTGCACGCCTGCGCACATAACCCAACCGGTATTGACCCAACAGAAGAGCAGTGGAAGGCCATCAGCGATGCCGTCAAGAAGGGCGAGCACTACCCATTCTTCGACATGGCATACCAGGGCTTCGCTTCAGGAGACACCGACAAGGACGCCTTTGCTCTGCGCTACTTCCTCAAGGAGGGCCACCAGCCATGTCTCGCGCAGTCGTTCGCGAAGAACATGGGTCTCTATGGTGAGCGTGTCGGTGCTTTCTCCATCGTCACCGCCTCCAGCGAGGAGAAGGCCCGTGTCGACTCGCAGGTCAAGATCCTCGTTCGCCCACTCTACTCCAACCCACCTGTCCATGGTGCTCGTGTTGCAAGCACCATCCTGAATGACCCCGCCCTCAACAAGCAGTGGCTCGGTGAGGTCAAGGGCATGGCCGACCGCATCATCAAGATGCGCGCGCTGCTCAAGGACAACCTTTCCAAGCTCGGCAGCAAGCACAACTGGGACCACATCACCTCGCAGATTGGCATGTTCGCCTACACCGGCTTGACTGCCGAGCAGATGACCAAGCTGGCAGAGGAGCACTCGGTCTACGCTACCAAGGACGGTCGCATCAGTGTTGCTGGCATCACGTCCGAGAACGTCGGTCGCCTTGCCGAGGCCGTCTACAAGATCACTGGTTAG
- a CDS encoding Multistep phosphorelay regulator 1 yields the protein MAAAAKPNDVTSEDGSFPEFGEHIDSTTFEQILEMDDDEEEREFSKSIVYDFFTQADSTFEKMHSNLDKKDLNQLSALGHFLKGSSATLGLTKVKDSCEKIQHFGAMKDETGTKDVDDVEKCLANCKTTIEQAQKEFKEVETLLKKFYHDDGRGPA from the exons ATGGCAGCCGCAGCGAAACCCAACGATGTCACT TCCGAGGATGGCTCCTTCCCTGAATTTGGAGAGCACATTGACTCGACGACATTCGAGCAG ATTCTCGAGATGGACGATGATGAAGAAGAACGCGAATTCAGCAAGAGCATAGTATACGACTTCTTCACTCAGGCGGACAGTACTTTCGAGAAGATGCACTCCAACCT GGACAAAAAAGACCTGAACCAACTCTCAGCCCTAGGTCACTTCCTCAAGGGCTCCTCCGCCACCCTCGGCCTTACCAAGGTCAAGGACTCGTGCGAGAAGATCCAACATTTCGGCGCGATGAAGGACGAGACGGGGACCAAGGACGTGGATGATGTGGAGAAGTGTCTGGCTAATTGCAAGACGACGATTGAGCAGGCACAGAAGGAGTTCAAGGAGGTTGAGACGCTGTTGAAGAAGTTTTATCATGATGATGGAAGGGGGCCTGCGTAG